From Synergistaceae bacterium, the proteins below share one genomic window:
- a CDS encoding sel1 repeat family protein, with translation MKNFLGALLLALLLSGCVEASYEKGVEARSAGDYTEALNQWMVASDDPRCMTAIGVMYDYGEGLPRDDLKAAEWYRRAAEKGEYRAIAQLANFSLTGAGGVLHNPTEWRRRLEEIQGKDGYADYVLASFYMGGYGGEKDLDKAHVLLRGLVSKGYTQLETILRQLERRLDDRKAGVLEAEILVEMARDNASFDRNYKDRRLVVSGWVSGVTRLSDYGYVVKFGGQPPSVIPQDNILAIFYEPSRIGPVAALTPGTFLKLNGVYVGKHPFPLEECALTLFGCSLDESVSSDTRP, from the coding sequence TTGCTGCTGGCGTTGCTTTTGTCTGGGTGCGTCGAGGCAAGCTACGAAAAAGGAGTGGAAGCCCGATCGGCCGGCGACTATACCGAGGCGCTGAACCAATGGATGGTGGCCTCCGACGACCCTCGTTGTATGACCGCCATCGGAGTCATGTACGACTACGGAGAGGGGCTGCCCAGAGACGATTTGAAGGCCGCGGAATGGTACAGGAGGGCGGCGGAGAAGGGAGAGTACCGAGCCATTGCGCAATTGGCTAATTTTTCCCTGACTGGCGCGGGAGGAGTGCTCCACAATCCTACGGAGTGGCGCAGAAGGCTGGAGGAGATTCAGGGAAAGGACGGTTACGCCGACTACGTTCTAGCGTCTTTTTACATGGGGGGTTATGGCGGAGAAAAGGACCTGGATAAGGCTCACGTTCTTCTGCGCGGACTGGTGAGCAAGGGATACACGCAGCTCGAAACGATTCTCCGCCAGCTGGAGCGACGCCTTGATGATCGGAAAGCCGGGGTTCTGGAGGCGGAAATTCTCGTCGAAATGGCGCGCGACAACGCCTCCTTCGACCGAAACTACAAAGACAGGCGCCTCGTGGTCAGCGGCTGGGTGAGCGGCGTGACGCGACTGAGCGATTACGGATACGTGGTGAAATTCGGAGGACAACCGCCGTCGGTTATCCCCCAGGACAATATACTGGCGATTTTTTACGAGCCCTCCCGTATTGGGCCAGTGGCGGCGTTAACTCCCGGAACTTTTCTCAAGTTGAACGGCGTCTACGTGGGAAAGCATCCCTTCCCGTTGGAGGAATGCGCCCTTACCCTTTTCGGATGCTCGTTGGACGAATCCGTTTCGAGCGACACGCGTCCTTGA